In one window of Nesterenkonia sandarakina DNA:
- a CDS encoding DUF6350 family protein, with amino-acid sequence MLITILLVGLPVLVMSLAGDFSGFDLGAVAELTAQAWLVLHGTPVQLVLDSDAAALGGGLTVPAPGWFHLVPLGLTLIPLWLGWRAGGRIARGSYSDQLWQGLLPLILGYASGAAGLAWLAQSETFQVMPLLGALCAAVLMSLAALAGCYAEARSAGRMFGTDLEERIDALSQRLRWAGSYAWAVARAGFVGCIAACGLAALLLAGALGMRWMEIANVYEQLNPGVAGVTGLTVLHLGLAPNLVLWALAYSTGSGFALGTGTLVSPLSTELGAVPAVPVLAALPAEASPYSLLVLGLPVLAGVMAGWWLMREGENHLDDWFTLRISFRPLAAGLSTLALGVLTGLVTGLLALGPLWLSHISLGVGRMTDLGPHALLSAGMLGAWVALGAILGYSISLGAQRLRRRTRS; translated from the coding sequence TTGCTCATCACGATCCTGCTGGTGGGGCTGCCGGTGCTGGTGATGAGCCTGGCCGGAGATTTCTCCGGGTTTGACCTGGGCGCGGTGGCGGAGCTGACCGCGCAGGCCTGGCTGGTGCTCCACGGCACCCCGGTGCAGCTGGTCCTGGACTCAGACGCGGCCGCCCTGGGCGGAGGTCTCACCGTGCCTGCGCCCGGCTGGTTCCACCTGGTGCCGCTGGGGCTCACCCTGATCCCGCTCTGGCTGGGGTGGCGCGCCGGGGGGCGCATCGCCCGCGGGTCCTATTCGGACCAGCTCTGGCAGGGGCTGCTGCCACTGATCCTGGGGTACGCGAGCGGGGCCGCCGGGCTGGCGTGGCTGGCCCAGAGCGAGACCTTCCAGGTGATGCCGCTGCTGGGAGCGCTCTGCGCCGCGGTGCTGATGAGCCTTGCCGCGCTCGCCGGCTGCTACGCCGAGGCGCGCAGCGCGGGGCGGATGTTCGGCACAGACCTCGAGGAGCGGATCGATGCGCTCTCGCAGCGGCTGCGCTGGGCCGGCTCCTATGCCTGGGCAGTGGCCAGGGCGGGCTTCGTCGGCTGCATCGCGGCCTGCGGGCTGGCGGCACTGCTGCTCGCCGGAGCATTGGGCATGCGGTGGATGGAGATCGCCAACGTCTACGAGCAGCTCAACCCCGGTGTTGCCGGTGTCACGGGGCTCACCGTGCTGCATCTTGGCCTGGCCCCGAACCTGGTGCTCTGGGCCCTGGCCTATTCCACGGGCTCTGGCTTCGCGCTGGGCACCGGCACCCTGGTCTCACCGCTGAGCACCGAGCTGGGTGCCGTGCCGGCGGTGCCGGTGCTCGCCGCGCTGCCGGCAGAGGCGTCCCCCTACAGCCTGCTCGTGCTGGGGCTGCCGGTGCTCGCCGGCGTCATGGCCGGGTGGTGGCTGATGCGGGAGGGCGAGAATCACCTGGACGACTGGTTCACGCTGCGAATCTCCTTCCGGCCGCTCGCGGCAGGACTCTCCACCCTTGCGCTTGGGGTCCTCACCGGTCTGGTCACCGGCCTCTTGGCCCTGGGCCCGCTCTGGCTCTCCCACATCTCCCTGGGCGTGGGGCGGATGACCGATCTTGGACCGCATGCCCTGCTCAGCGCCGGGATGCTCGGCGCCTGGGTCGCCCTCGGTGCGATCCTGGGCTACAGCATCTCCCTCGGGGCCCAGCGGCTGCGCCGTCGGACCAGGAGCTGA
- a CDS encoding App1 family protein, translated as MTNPEPTEVIQDDAAARSHYSDRTRNRVMKTEDRWHQFRLGLARRRGQNVTMLSMTGYGCRRWVRIFSRVVMAPDSDFENGMRVAKVIADGVRGWRNFVSAPVPFAELTVEIAGRQFEVVADRGGIVDAVIETDLQPGWQQVTLRAPGSEPTTADVHIIDDDTFTGVVCDIDDTVVVTTLPRPLLAAWNSFVLDEHARTPTPGMAVMMERLMVSFPGSPVIYISTGAWNVAQTLTRFLTRNLYPHGPLLLTDWGPTEDRWFRSGREHKVQQLERLAQDFPEMSWVLIGDDGQHDPSIYADFVRRHPEHVTAVIIRELTYSEAMLAGGRAEDPAGNDLLNYGDPTEPSDAVQLAGDRRIPWIYGPDGKDIAAKLSQHGLLSQQAPS; from the coding sequence ATGACGAACCCAGAGCCCACCGAGGTCATTCAGGACGATGCGGCCGCGCGGTCCCACTACAGCGACCGCACCCGGAACCGGGTGATGAAGACCGAGGACCGCTGGCACCAGTTCCGGCTCGGCCTGGCCCGGCGGCGTGGGCAGAACGTCACCATGCTCTCCATGACCGGCTACGGCTGCCGCCGCTGGGTGCGCATCTTCTCCCGAGTGGTGATGGCCCCGGACTCCGACTTCGAGAACGGCATGCGCGTGGCGAAGGTCATCGCCGACGGGGTCCGCGGCTGGCGCAACTTCGTCTCCGCCCCGGTTCCCTTCGCGGAGCTCACCGTGGAGATCGCAGGCCGGCAGTTCGAAGTGGTGGCCGACCGGGGCGGGATCGTGGACGCAGTGATCGAGACCGATCTCCAGCCGGGCTGGCAGCAGGTCACCCTGCGTGCCCCCGGCAGCGAGCCGACCACGGCCGATGTGCACATCATCGACGATGACACGTTCACCGGGGTGGTCTGCGACATCGACGACACCGTGGTGGTCACCACGCTGCCGCGCCCGCTGCTGGCGGCCTGGAACTCCTTCGTGCTGGACGAGCACGCCCGCACCCCCACCCCCGGCATGGCCGTGATGATGGAACGACTGATGGTCAGCTTCCCCGGCTCCCCGGTGATCTACATCTCCACCGGCGCCTGGAACGTGGCCCAGACCCTGACCCGCTTCCTCACCCGGAACCTCTACCCGCATGGGCCGCTGCTGCTCACCGACTGGGGGCCGACCGAGGACCGCTGGTTCCGCTCCGGTCGCGAGCACAAGGTCCAGCAGCTGGAGCGGCTGGCCCAGGACTTCCCGGAGATGTCCTGGGTGCTGATCGGTGATGACGGCCAGCATGACCCCAGCATCTACGCCGACTTCGTCCGCCGTCACCCGGAGCACGTCACCGCGGTGATCATCCGGGAGCTGACCTACTCCGAGGCGATGCTGGCCGGTGGCCGCGCCGAGGACCCGGCGGGCAACGATCTGCTCAACTACGGCGACCCCACGGAGCCCTCCGATGCGGTCCAGCTCGCCGGAGATCGCCGCATCCCGTGGATCTACGGGCCGGACGGCAAGGACATCGCCGCGAAGCTCTCCCAGCACGGACTGCTCTCCCAGCAGGCGCCTTCCTGA
- a CDS encoding TSUP family transporter, translating into MESLIPLAVVGLVLLAAVIQRLVGLGFGMVMAPFLVVLIGAHEGVMLVNFLSIFAPILVLPRIWGDIEWRKVLWLGLPALAVMPAAAWISVNSSSGPLYVVVAALVIIGLITSMLLSRITFQADGVTTRVIAGLGSGAGTVIAGVGGPAMTIYAVVSRWPIMSMIATLQPIWILLSLGSFGIKWSFDDGALPGLPWWAWAGSVVAIVVGIGIGEWLQRRIDETLVRRLVLILAFIGSIMALITGLRLMLD; encoded by the coding sequence GTGGAGTCACTGATCCCTCTCGCCGTCGTCGGCCTGGTCCTGCTCGCCGCCGTCATCCAACGTCTGGTGGGTCTGGGCTTCGGCATGGTGATGGCACCGTTCCTGGTGGTGCTCATCGGCGCCCACGAGGGCGTGATGCTGGTGAACTTCCTGAGCATCTTCGCCCCGATCCTGGTGCTGCCCCGCATCTGGGGCGACATCGAATGGCGCAAGGTGCTCTGGCTGGGACTCCCTGCGCTCGCGGTGATGCCCGCCGCGGCGTGGATCTCGGTGAACTCCTCCTCCGGTCCGCTCTACGTGGTGGTCGCGGCGCTGGTGATCATCGGACTGATCACCTCGATGCTGCTGAGCCGGATCACCTTCCAGGCCGACGGGGTCACCACCCGGGTGATCGCCGGACTCGGGTCCGGTGCCGGCACCGTGATCGCCGGGGTCGGCGGCCCCGCGATGACGATCTACGCGGTGGTCTCGCGCTGGCCGATCATGTCCATGATCGCCACGCTGCAGCCGATCTGGATCCTGCTCTCCCTGGGCTCCTTCGGGATCAAATGGTCCTTCGACGACGGCGCGCTGCCCGGGCTGCCCTGGTGGGCCTGGGCGGGCTCCGTGGTGGCGATCGTGGTCGGGATCGGGATCGGGGAGTGGCTCCAGCGCCGCATCGACGAGACCCTGGTGCGGCGGCTGGTGCTCATCCTGGCCTTCATCGGCTCGATCATGGCTCTGATCACAGGTCTGCGACTGATGCTCGACTGA
- a CDS encoding pyridoxamine 5'-phosphate oxidase family protein, which produces MFEHVEGEPVLVLSEDRCWALLEGVAHGRLVTVVGGRADIFPINCAVADRRIVLRTAPGSKLAEMAVNESVLFEADGILSDQAWSVVVRGTAARLETSADREAAEALQIKPWVPTVKDYFVRITPQEISGRHFRFGEHPERELGEGSEGG; this is translated from the coding sequence ATGTTCGAACACGTTGAGGGCGAACCGGTCCTGGTGCTCAGCGAGGACCGGTGCTGGGCCCTGCTGGAAGGCGTCGCCCATGGCCGGCTGGTCACCGTGGTCGGCGGGCGGGCCGATATCTTCCCGATCAACTGCGCCGTCGCAGACCGGAGGATCGTGCTGCGCACCGCTCCGGGCTCCAAGCTCGCGGAGATGGCCGTCAATGAGAGCGTGCTCTTCGAGGCCGACGGGATCCTCTCGGATCAGGCCTGGTCGGTGGTGGTGCGCGGCACGGCCGCCCGGCTGGAAACCTCCGCGGACCGGGAGGCCGCCGAGGCGCTGCAGATCAAGCCGTGGGTGCCCACCGTGAAGGACTACTTCGTGCGGATCACCCCGCAGGAGATCAGCGGACGTCACTTCCGCTTCGGCGAGCACCCGGAGCGCGAGCTGGGCGAGGGCTCCGAGGGCGGCTGA
- a CDS encoding inositol monophosphatase family protein — MPNTTAARPSTRELRRIALHAAQTAGLPLIEAFRPCAEASPSSASPAAAGPAAGSPTAARPAAAHPAADPSRSDMGVRAKTNSHDLVTFYDGATEDALALALTRAVPDSWVTGEESGARGSGSLEWIIDPIDGTSNFAHGFAMFSISIAAVFGGEVIAAVVHDPVNRLSFSADDDGAYLSSSQRPEIRLGSPREAPRSGAALNLMTSYPSAEVLAQEGPLALEAFGEMVTSFSTVRRVVSGALELCHAAAGWTDVVLGVDTKPWDIAAGMLILRRAGGSYLASRGTTDDLGQSPDHLAPDYLGLGPGVDSPAARRLFDAASARRRRFSHS; from the coding sequence GTGCCGAACACCACCGCCGCCCGACCCTCCACGCGCGAGCTGCGCAGGATCGCCCTGCACGCCGCGCAGACGGCGGGGCTCCCGCTCATCGAGGCCTTCCGCCCCTGCGCCGAAGCCAGCCCCTCATCGGCGAGCCCAGCGGCAGCCGGCCCCGCAGCAGGCAGCCCGACTGCGGCCCGCCCAGCCGCGGCCCACCCAGCCGCGGACCCGTCCCGCTCGGACATGGGCGTGCGCGCGAAGACCAACAGCCATGATCTGGTCACCTTCTACGACGGCGCCACCGAGGACGCCCTGGCCCTGGCACTGACCCGCGCGGTCCCCGACTCCTGGGTCACCGGTGAGGAGTCCGGGGCACGCGGCAGCGGCTCCCTGGAGTGGATCATCGACCCCATCGACGGGACCAGCAACTTCGCGCACGGCTTTGCGATGTTCTCGATCTCCATCGCGGCGGTCTTCGGCGGCGAGGTGATCGCCGCGGTGGTCCATGACCCGGTGAATCGGCTCAGCTTCTCCGCCGACGACGACGGCGCCTACCTCTCCTCCTCCCAGCGGCCCGAGATCCGACTGGGATCCCCCCGTGAGGCGCCGCGCTCGGGCGCCGCGCTGAACCTGATGACCAGCTATCCCTCCGCGGAGGTGCTGGCCCAGGAGGGACCCCTGGCCCTGGAGGCCTTCGGGGAGATGGTCACCAGCTTCTCCACGGTGCGCCGGGTGGTCTCCGGAGCACTGGAGCTCTGCCACGCGGCCGCGGGATGGACCGATGTCGTGCTGGGCGTGGACACCAAGCCCTGGGACATCGCGGCCGGGATGCTCATCCTTCGTCGGGCCGGGGGCAGCTACCTCGCCTCCCGCGGCACCACGGATGATCTCGGGCAGAGCCCGGACCACCTGGCGCCGGACTATCTGGGGCTGGGCCCCGGGGTGGACTCCCCCGCAGCCCGCCGACTCTTCGACGCGGCCAGCGCGCGTCGTCGTCGGTTTAGCCATTCCTGA
- the sucC gene encoding ADP-forming succinate--CoA ligase subunit beta, which produces MDLYEYQARDLFEAHGVPVLAGIVAQTPEEAKAAAEKIGGVVVVKAQVKVGGRGKAGGVKLAKSADEAQQHAEAILGMDIKGHTVHRVMIAQGADIADEYYFSILLDRANRDYLVMCSKEGGVEIEQLAEERPEALARVNVDPNTGIDAAKGKEIAEKAGFPAEQHDQLAHAFVQLWTVFSKEDATLVEVNPLVKTGDGQIIALDGKVTIDENAGFRQPGHSELVDEQTEDPLEAKAKANDLNYVKLDGQVGIIGNGAGLVMSTLDVVAYAGEAHGGVKPANFLDIGGGASAEVMANGLDVILGDEQVESVFVNVFGGITSCDAVANGIVKALEILGDSASKPLVVRLDGNNVEEGRRILQAANHPLVTTADTMDAGADKAAELAHSARTDK; this is translated from the coding sequence GTGGACCTGTATGAGTACCAGGCGCGCGATCTCTTCGAGGCACACGGTGTTCCCGTGCTGGCCGGAATCGTGGCGCAGACCCCGGAAGAAGCGAAGGCGGCCGCCGAGAAGATCGGTGGCGTCGTCGTCGTCAAGGCTCAGGTAAAGGTCGGAGGCCGCGGCAAAGCCGGCGGCGTCAAACTGGCCAAGAGCGCCGATGAAGCGCAGCAGCATGCTGAAGCCATCCTGGGCATGGACATCAAGGGGCACACCGTGCACCGCGTGATGATCGCCCAGGGTGCAGACATCGCAGATGAGTACTACTTCTCGATCCTGCTGGACCGAGCCAACCGCGACTACCTCGTGATGTGCTCCAAAGAGGGCGGCGTGGAGATCGAGCAGCTCGCCGAAGAGCGGCCCGAGGCGCTGGCACGGGTGAACGTGGACCCGAACACCGGCATCGATGCGGCCAAGGGCAAGGAGATCGCCGAGAAGGCCGGTTTCCCCGCCGAGCAGCACGATCAGCTGGCGCACGCCTTCGTGCAGCTGTGGACCGTGTTCTCCAAGGAGGACGCCACGCTGGTCGAGGTGAACCCGCTGGTGAAGACCGGCGACGGGCAGATCATCGCCCTCGACGGCAAGGTCACCATCGACGAGAACGCCGGATTCCGCCAGCCGGGTCACTCCGAGCTCGTGGACGAGCAGACCGAGGATCCGCTGGAGGCCAAGGCCAAGGCCAATGACCTGAACTACGTCAAGCTTGACGGCCAGGTCGGCATCATCGGCAACGGCGCCGGTCTGGTCATGTCCACCCTGGACGTCGTCGCCTACGCGGGCGAGGCCCACGGCGGCGTGAAGCCGGCGAACTTCCTGGACATCGGCGGCGGCGCCTCGGCTGAGGTCATGGCCAACGGCCTCGACGTCATCCTCGGCGACGAGCAGGTCGAATCGGTGTTCGTCAACGTCTTCGGCGGGATCACCTCCTGCGACGCCGTGGCCAACGGCATCGTCAAGGCTCTGGAGATCCTCGGCGACTCCGCCAGCAAGCCGCTCGTGGTCCGCCTCGACGGCAACAACGTGGAGGAGGGGCGCCGGATCCTGCAAGCGGCGAACCACCCGCTGGTCACCACCGCTGACACCATGGACGCCGGCGCCGACAAGGCCGCCGAACTTGCGCATTCCGCGCGGACTGACAAGTAA
- the purN gene encoding phosphoribosylglycinamide formyltransferase gives MRIVALVSGAGTNLQAVIDAVHGGELDLQIAAVGSDVPDCGGLKRATAAQIPTFAVPLVKGGDRSAWNLELARAVREHDPDLVVSSGFMRILGPEFLARVGAPIINTHPALLPSFPGAHAVRDALAHGVKITGCTVHQVDAGVDTGPILAQEAVRVQQQDDQDSLHERIKTEERRLLVETLRGLGAGEITVE, from the coding sequence ATGCGAATAGTGGCCCTGGTCTCCGGTGCGGGGACGAACCTGCAAGCCGTCATCGATGCCGTGCATGGCGGTGAGCTTGACCTTCAGATCGCCGCGGTGGGCTCTGACGTCCCGGACTGCGGCGGGCTCAAGCGTGCGACGGCGGCGCAGATCCCCACGTTCGCGGTGCCCCTGGTCAAGGGCGGCGACCGCTCGGCATGGAACCTGGAACTCGCCCGAGCCGTCCGCGAACATGACCCCGACCTCGTGGTCTCCAGCGGATTCATGCGGATCCTGGGGCCCGAGTTCCTCGCGCGGGTGGGCGCGCCGATCATCAACACCCACCCGGCGCTGCTGCCCAGCTTCCCCGGCGCTCACGCGGTCCGCGACGCGCTGGCCCACGGCGTCAAGATCACCGGGTGCACCGTGCACCAGGTCGACGCAGGAGTCGACACCGGCCCGATCCTCGCCCAGGAGGCCGTCAGAGTGCAGCAGCAGGACGATCAGGACTCGTTGCACGAACGGATCAAGACCGAGGAACGACGCCTGCTGGTGGAGACGCTGCGCGGGCTCGGCGCCGGTGAGATCACCGTGGAGTAG
- a CDS encoding VIT1/CCC1 transporter family protein, with the protein MSSPDPADPSAPARPANTPSTKASPPTPRQIRRWRKYLADEQAEGRLYTALAERKRGEERQILLGLAAAEKRHEQHWRDLLGADAERLPAPSAHRVLLGWMARIFGSVFILALAQRAEGGSPYDQDDDATARMAADEAIHEEVVRALATRGREKLSGGFRAAVFGANDGLVSNLALIVGMGGTGVGAGVILLTGIAGLLAGALSMAAGEFVSVRSQRELLDATRPTQVTLRAAPDLDFDHNELILVYRARGMSQADAEHRALERLNVFTCDCRPELSHDPEEPADSHEIVGSAWTAAGSSFVFFAVGALIPVLPYLLGSEGITAIVIASSLVGVALLATGAAVGLLSGASPLKRGLRQLGIGLGAAAVTYLLGTLLGGTVA; encoded by the coding sequence ATGAGCTCCCCAGATCCCGCAGACCCGTCAGCGCCTGCCCGCCCCGCGAACACCCCGAGCACGAAGGCCTCACCCCCGACTCCGCGGCAGATCCGCCGCTGGCGCAAGTACCTCGCCGATGAGCAGGCCGAGGGTCGGCTCTACACCGCACTGGCCGAGCGCAAGCGCGGCGAGGAGCGTCAGATCCTGCTCGGGCTCGCCGCAGCGGAGAAGCGTCACGAGCAGCACTGGCGGGATCTCCTGGGCGCTGACGCCGAGCGGCTGCCCGCACCCTCCGCGCACCGGGTGCTGCTGGGCTGGATGGCGCGCATCTTCGGCTCTGTGTTCATCCTGGCGCTGGCCCAGCGCGCCGAGGGCGGCTCGCCCTACGACCAGGACGACGATGCGACCGCCCGCATGGCCGCCGATGAGGCCATCCACGAGGAGGTGGTCCGAGCCCTGGCCACCCGCGGGCGCGAGAAGCTCTCCGGGGGGTTCCGCGCCGCGGTCTTCGGCGCCAATGACGGGCTGGTCTCGAACCTGGCGCTGATCGTGGGCATGGGCGGCACCGGGGTCGGGGCCGGTGTGATCCTGCTGACCGGGATCGCCGGACTGCTCGCCGGGGCTCTCTCGATGGCCGCCGGGGAGTTCGTCTCGGTGCGCAGCCAGCGCGAGCTCCTGGACGCCACCCGGCCCACACAGGTCACCCTGCGCGCAGCACCGGACCTGGACTTCGACCACAATGAGCTGATCCTGGTCTACCGGGCACGCGGCATGAGCCAGGCCGATGCCGAGCACCGCGCCCTGGAACGGCTGAACGTCTTCACCTGCGACTGCAGGCCGGAGCTCTCCCATGACCCCGAAGAGCCTGCCGATTCGCACGAGATCGTGGGATCGGCCTGGACCGCGGCCGGCTCCAGCTTCGTGTTCTTCGCCGTGGGAGCACTGATCCCGGTGCTGCCATATCTGCTGGGCAGCGAAGGGATCACCGCGATCGTCATCGCCAGCTCGCTGGTCGGGGTCGCGCTGCTGGCCACCGGCGCGGCAGTGGGACTGCTCTCCGGGGCCTCACCGCTCAAGCGCGGCCTGCGCCAGCTGGGCATCGGCCTCGGCGCGGCCGCCGTGACCTATCTTCTGGGCACGCTGCTCGGCGGCACCGTGGCCTGA
- a CDS encoding glycosyltransferase produces MRVLVVTESFLPHMNGVTNSVQHVLAHLRRRGDQVTVIAPSESMFDIGPRTDPGALGGELHEGFPVIRVPSLPLPDYPKVRVAAGSVTRIRQILERVRPDVVHVASPFVLGWRAIQAAAALGVPTVSIYQTEVPTYAARYRLPWATELLWQHVDRMHTASTLTLVPSSFCREQLTRRGIRRLKTWRRGVDTKRFNPARRSEALRAQIRSSAGARSGDTNPEELLIGFVGRLAAEKQVEDLAVLDALEGTRLVIIGSGPQEDALRRRLPRAHFAGFQSGDALGTHVASLDVFVHPGEAETFCQTIQEAMAAAVPVVAVGRGGPLDLVDVGRTGWLYRPGDLTGLRSAVEHLLSDDSTRRDFGLRAHESVQSRTWEALSNELIGHYARAVEVNRRVLSGDARPRRAESWTTEVSSAR; encoded by the coding sequence GTGAGAGTTCTCGTGGTCACCGAATCCTTCCTGCCCCACATGAACGGCGTGACGAACTCCGTCCAACATGTGCTCGCCCATCTGCGTCGCCGCGGCGACCAGGTCACGGTCATCGCCCCCTCGGAGTCCATGTTCGACATCGGCCCGCGCACCGACCCGGGCGCCCTCGGCGGGGAGCTCCATGAGGGTTTCCCCGTCATCCGGGTGCCGTCGCTGCCGCTGCCGGACTATCCGAAGGTCCGGGTGGCGGCGGGATCCGTGACCCGGATCCGCCAGATCCTGGAACGGGTCCGCCCCGATGTGGTCCACGTGGCCTCACCCTTCGTGCTGGGCTGGCGTGCCATCCAGGCGGCCGCCGCGCTGGGCGTGCCCACGGTGTCGATCTATCAGACCGAGGTGCCCACCTACGCGGCGCGCTACCGGCTGCCCTGGGCCACAGAGCTGCTCTGGCAGCACGTGGATCGGATGCACACGGCTTCTACGCTGACCCTGGTGCCCTCCTCCTTCTGCCGGGAGCAGCTGACCCGGCGCGGGATCAGACGGCTGAAGACCTGGCGGCGCGGTGTGGACACCAAGCGCTTCAACCCGGCCCGACGCAGCGAGGCGCTGCGGGCGCAGATCCGCAGCAGCGCCGGGGCGCGTTCCGGTGACACGAACCCCGAGGAGCTGCTCATCGGCTTCGTCGGGCGGCTCGCCGCGGAGAAGCAGGTGGAGGACCTGGCGGTGCTCGACGCGCTGGAAGGCACCCGGCTGGTGATCATCGGTTCGGGCCCGCAGGAGGACGCGCTGCGCCGGAGACTCCCGCGCGCGCACTTCGCCGGTTTCCAGTCCGGTGATGCGCTGGGCACCCACGTGGCCAGCCTGGATGTCTTCGTCCATCCCGGAGAGGCTGAGACGTTCTGCCAGACCATCCAGGAGGCGATGGCCGCTGCGGTGCCCGTGGTGGCGGTGGGCCGGGGCGGGCCGCTGGACCTGGTCGACGTCGGACGCACCGGCTGGCTCTACCGGCCCGGTGACCTCACCGGACTGCGTTCGGCTGTGGAGCACCTGCTCAGCGATGACTCGACGCGCCGGGACTTCGGGCTGCGAGCCCATGAGAGCGTGCAGTCACGCACCTGGGAGGCGCTCTCGAACGAGCTGATCGGGCACTACGCCCGCGCGGTGGAGGTCAACCGGCGCGTGCTCAGCGGCGATGCCCGGCCACGGCGGGCCGAGTCCTGGACCACGGAGGTCAGCTCAGCACGCTGA
- a CDS encoding exosortase/archaeosortase family protein, protein MSSTPEENLPPEQPRWGQRRPETPAPQHQPPQGSPQPQGPGASSGYGQSSGYGQPSGYGQPSGYGQPSGYGQSSGYGPPSGQGASGGYGAPQGQQAGPGRHQGGYAQPGAPGAAGKPKRPLTLILAMVLMLLAGAAALILSIFSFLDFTSMDPQDVDPFWTEVAEESQAQQGPGAEELSVQDIMLGLGVMVLLGGIILAALYTVFAFVGTMTGNVGRILATIFLAGSVSMILFGPANLIVTGLSLAALVALWLPASNVYVRDRKAFKDAARSPGPYGGPGQPGPQSPQGLGPASPGQHQPGPYHSGPYQQNPYQQSPGQQDSPQQNPYQQGPYQSGPRPQDDPYGGSTPR, encoded by the coding sequence GTCAGCGCCGGCCCGAGACACCGGCCCCCCAGCACCAGCCGCCGCAGGGCTCGCCACAGCCCCAAGGCCCGGGGGCTTCCTCCGGCTACGGCCAATCATCGGGCTACGGCCAGCCATCGGGTTACGGCCAGCCCTCCGGCTACGGCCAGCCATCGGGTTACGGCCAGTCCTCCGGCTATGGTCCGCCCTCCGGTCAGGGCGCATCAGGGGGCTATGGCGCCCCGCAGGGGCAGCAAGCCGGTCCCGGACGGCATCAGGGCGGCTACGCCCAGCCCGGCGCACCGGGTGCCGCCGGAAAACCGAAGCGGCCGCTGACGCTGATCCTGGCCATGGTCCTGATGCTGCTTGCAGGCGCGGCAGCATTGATCCTGAGCATCTTCAGCTTCCTGGACTTCACCTCCATGGACCCTCAGGACGTCGACCCGTTCTGGACCGAGGTGGCGGAGGAGTCCCAGGCCCAGCAGGGTCCCGGCGCCGAGGAGCTCTCGGTCCAGGACATCATGCTCGGACTCGGGGTGATGGTGCTGCTGGGAGGGATCATCCTGGCGGCGCTGTACACCGTGTTCGCCTTCGTCGGCACCATGACCGGCAATGTGGGGCGCATTCTGGCCACCATCTTCCTCGCCGGCAGCGTGTCCATGATCCTCTTCGGTCCCGCGAACCTGATCGTGACCGGCCTCAGCCTTGCCGCTCTGGTGGCGCTCTGGCTCCCGGCCAGCAATGTCTACGTGCGCGATCGCAAGGCCTTCAAGGATGCCGCGCGGTCACCGGGCCCCTACGGGGGTCCCGGTCAGCCCGGGCCGCAGAGTCCTCAGGGACTGGGTCCAGCATCGCCGGGCCAGCATCAGCCGGGTCCCTACCATTCCGGCCCGTACCAGCAGAACCCGTACCAGCAGAGCCCCGGCCAGCAGGACTCACCGCAGCAGAACCCGTACCAGCAGGGTCCTTACCAGTCGGGCCCGCGCCCGCAGGATGATCCTTATGGCGGCTCTACTCCACGGTGA
- the sucD gene encoding succinate--CoA ligase subunit alpha: MSIYLNKDSKVIVQGITGGEGTKHTALMLKAGTNIVGGVNARKAGTTVSHKDQAGDEVELPVFESVAEAMEKTGADVSVAFVPPKFAKDAAVEAIEAGIGLLVVITEGIPVQDSAEFFNLSLTKTGPDGKPVTRIIGPNCPGIITPGQALAGITPANITEAGPIGLVSKSGTLTYQMMYELRDIGFSTSIGIGGDPVIGTTHIDALEAFENDPETKAIVMIGEIGGDAEERAADYIKEHVTKPVVGYVAGFTAPEGKTMGHAGAIVSGGSGTAEGKKEALEAAGVKVGKTPSETAALLREVFKG; this comes from the coding sequence ATGTCTATCTACCTGAACAAGGACTCCAAGGTCATCGTCCAGGGCATCACCGGCGGCGAGGGCACCAAGCACACCGCCCTGATGCTCAAAGCAGGCACCAACATCGTCGGCGGCGTCAACGCCCGCAAGGCCGGCACCACCGTGTCCCACAAGGACCAGGCCGGCGACGAGGTCGAGCTGCCCGTCTTCGAATCCGTGGCCGAGGCCATGGAGAAGACGGGGGCCGACGTCTCCGTGGCCTTCGTGCCGCCGAAGTTCGCCAAGGATGCCGCTGTGGAGGCGATCGAGGCCGGCATCGGTCTGCTGGTGGTCATCACCGAAGGCATCCCGGTGCAGGACTCCGCGGAGTTCTTCAACCTCTCGTTGACCAAGACCGGTCCTGACGGCAAGCCCGTCACCCGGATCATCGGCCCGAACTGCCCCGGCATCATCACCCCGGGTCAGGCCCTGGCCGGCATCACCCCGGCGAACATCACCGAGGCCGGACCCATCGGCCTGGTCTCGAAGTCCGGGACGCTGACCTACCAGATGATGTACGAGCTGCGCGACATCGGCTTCTCGACCTCCATCGGCATCGGCGGCGACCCGGTCATCGGCACCACGCACATCGATGCGCTGGAGGCCTTCGAGAACGATCCGGAGACCAAGGCCATCGTGATGATCGGTGAGATCGGCGGCGACGCAGAAGAGCGTGCCGCGGACTACATCAAGGAACATGTCACCAAGCCCGTGGTGGGCTACGTGGCCGGCTTCACCGCTCCCGAGGGCAAGACCATGGGCCACGCCGGCGCCATCGTCTCCGGCGGCTCGGGCACGGCAGAAGGCAAGAAGGAGGCCCTGGAGGCCGCCGGTGTGAAGGTCGGCAAGACGCCGTCCGAGACCGCCGCGCTGCTCCGCGAGGTCTTCAAGGGCTGA